The sequence GCGCTTACGACGATGGGCCCGACCGCAGCCTGGCGGAGGACGTCCCGACGCACCTGGCCGACGGGAAGACGGTCGCCAGAGGCATCTACCACTGCAAGCTGGAGTTCGGAGAGGACGGATATGTCGAAGTCGCGGACTCCATCGCGGTTCATCGCTACTTCGGGAACCGCTTCGGCAAGCTCGACAAGGCCGTGAGCGCCGGGGCCGTGTTCAGCCGGACGTACGACGAGCACGGGCACCTCCGGACGTTCATCGATCCGGTCGGCGCCATGACCGTCTGGCAGCGGGATCGCCTCGGCCGCGAGCTCTCCATCACCGATCCGCTCGGTCGAATGACGAAGATCGAGCGCGATCCGGACGGGCATGTCCGCCGAGCGATCGATCCGGCGGGCGGCGTCACCGAGATCGGGCGGACGCCCGACGGGCTCATCTGGACCGACCCCCTCGGCGCGGTGTTCCAGGTGCGCCAGGACGGGCGCGGGCGGCTCATCGAGACGGTGGCGCCGAACGGCGGCCGCACGACGTACCTCTATGATGATCTCGGGAACATGGTCGAGAAGACCGACGCGCTCGGGGGCAAGACGCAGCTGGCCTATGATTACTGGGGTCGGTGCCGCTCGATCCGGGATACGAGCGGCGCGGTGCTGTCGTACACCTATGACAACCGCGGCAACCTCACCGGCGTCTACCGGCCCGACGGCGGGACGACCCGCTACGAATACGACGGTATGGGGGACTGCACCGCGGTCCTCCAGCCGAACCAGCAGGTGACCCGGTTCGTGCGAGGGGGCTTCCACAAGCTCTGCGAGGTGCACAAGCCGAACGGAGAGAGCACGCGGTTCCGGTACAACCGTGAGGGGCGCCTTGTCGAGATCCAGAACGCGCTCGGGGAGCGCCACAGGATCGAGCTCAATACGGCGGGGATGGTGACCAGCGAGCGTGGGTTCGACGGGCGCGTGTCTCGAACCAAGTACGATTACAATGGCCGGATCATCTCCTTCCAGAACGCCGCGGGCGAGAGGACGGAGTACACGTACGACCTCGCCGGGCAGCTCATCGCGCGCACCTTCGACGACGGCAGCGTCGAGAGGTTCACCTACGACGCCCGCGGCGACCTGATCGCCGCTGACAGCCCCGCTGGCTCGTTCACCTATGAGCGCAACGCCGTCGGCTGGGTCGTGTCGGAGACCCAGATCGTGGGCGGCGAGGCCGCGACCATCCGGCGCACCTTCGATCTGATGGGTGACGTCGTCGAACGCACCACGTCGCTCGGTCACTCCGCCAGGTGGATTCGCAACGTCGGCGGGCTCGCCGAGAGGGTGATCCTCGACGGAAGAGACGAGATCCGGATCGCGTACGACGCCGCGGGGCGTGAGGTTTGCCGCGCCCTGCCGCGAGGCGGCCGGATCGAGAGCGTGTGGGACGTGATGGATCGCCTCGTCGAGCGGCGCGTCTGCTCGCCGTCGAGCCGCGTCCACGTCGGGCCGAACGAACCAGAATGGGTGGGCCCGGCCCCGGCGTCGGTGACGGTGCACCACGCGTACCGATACTCGCCTGCGTCGGAGCTCGTCGAGGCGTGGGACCAGGCGTACGGCACGCGCCGCTTCGAGTACGACCCTGCGAGCCAGATCCTGGCGAACGTCCCGGAGCACGAGCGCGCCGAGCTCTTTCGCTACGACGCCTGCGGGAACGTGTTCGACGTCGCCGCCGGCAAGCAGGATCGCTCGTACGGTCCTGGAAATCGCTTGCTCAGGAAGGGAGACACAGAGCTCCTCTGGGACGACGACGCGCGCCTCAAGGAGACGCGGGCCAGGACCTCCGCCGGAGCGCTCGATGTCACCCGATATGCCTGGGACGCGCGTGGGCTCTTGCAGTCGGTCGAGCGCGCCGACGGCACCGTCGTCGAGTTCTCGTACGATCCGGACGCCCGGCGCGTCGCCAAGCGGGTCTCCCGGCGGCTCTCGACCGGGGAGCTGCGGCCGGAGAGCGCGACGAGGTTCGTCTGGGATGGAGCCGAGCTCGTGCACGAGATCCGGCAGGTCACGGGCGACGCGGCTGCCCCCGCCGTGCCGACCGTGGATGCGCGCACGTACGTCTTCGAGGCCGGCGCGCCGTGGGCGCAGCGCGCGGGGGACGGCGAGTGGTATCACTATCTGAACGACGAGATCGGCACCCCGGAGCGGCTCGTCGGCCCCGACGGCGCCGTCGCGTGCGAGCTGCGGCGGAGCGCCTGGGGAAAGGTCGAGCCCGCGCGCAGCGCGTTGGCGCCGGTGTCGACGCCGATCCGCTTTCGTGGGCAGTACTGGGACGATGAGATCGGCCTCTGCTACAACCGCAACCGCTATTACGATCCCGAGGCGGGTCGCTATATCAGCGCGGATCCGATCGGGATCTTCGGCGGTCTCAATGGATTCGCCTACGCGGAGAACCAGCCGACGCGGCTCATCGATCCGGACGGGCTCATGGCCAAGGCCTCGAGCGAGATCGAGACCGCCGGCGGCAAGAGGCACCGCGGATCGAGCGCGTTCGGGGGGCCGCTCGACCCCGCGCTCCAGACCGCGGTCGACAACGCCCACAAGAAGTTCGACGACGGCCAGGTGGCGGGGCCGAAGCCATCGAGCGCCGGACAGTGTGCCGAGATCGAGGCGCTGAACAACCTGGCGAAAGACATCCGGCAGGACCGCCAGAAGAACGGCAAGACATTGAAAGACCCCGCGGCCGAAGACACCGAGATCAGGAAGGAGATGCAGAAACAGGTGAAGGAGGGCAAGATGACGACCAAGACGGACAAGGACGGTCTGCTCATGGATCCGTGCAAGTTCTGCGCGCAGGTCATGCGTGAGCTCGGCCTTCACCCGGCGAACAACGGGGGCACGGGCAAGAAGAACGGTGTCATCGGCTCGGACGGCAAGGCGTGGAACGGCAATGTCTGGCACAAGGGACGCTCCATGCCGTTCAGGACCGCTCCCTCGAGCACGCCGCCCTTCGCAGGCACATGATCTCTCCTTCGCGAGCACCGGATGCGCCGGCCATGGGTCCAGCGGCGGCCGAGCGTGGCGTCCTCGCCTTCTGGCACGAGGTCGAGCGCTGTCGCAGCGCCCCCCTCGGCGGTAAGGCGCGCGCTGGCGCTGTGGCGGCCCTAGAAGGGTGGCTGGAGCATGGCGGTGCGCGCGCGGTGCTGCTTGGGCCGAGCGGGCGCGGCAGATCGATGCTGCTGGGCGCGTGGGCGCTGGAGCTGGCCCGCGCGGGCCGGCACGAGATCGCGTTCGTCCCCGTGAGCCGCCGGTTCGGTACGGCGCTGGAGCATACGGCGCTGAACCTCCTTTATGCGCGCGTGGCACCGTTCCTCAGGTCGCCGCGGCGCACCGGCGAACGGCCGCACGGGGTCGAGGCGACGCGGCGTGATCTTGTGAGCATGCTCGAGGAGGGCCGCCAGCCTGAAGAGAGGCCGCTCATCGTGATCCTCGATGGGATCGACGAGGCCGTCGCGTGGAGCGCCGATGCCGCGCAGCGCTTCCTGCGAGATCTCGGCCCCGGCGTGCGCGCCGTGCTGTCGGCGCGCTCGATCGAGGTGCTCGGAGGGCTCCGGGAAGGGACGGAGTTGGTCGCGCTGCCGCCGATCGCAGTCGACGAGGTCGCGGAGGCTATCGGGCGGAGGCTCGGCGAGCTGCCGGCCAGCGTGAAGGACGACGTCGCCCGGGTGAGCGGCGGGGAGCCGCTTCTCGTGGAGGCGCTCCTCGAGGCCCTCTCGCAGAATTCCGCGGCTGTGGCGCCGCGGCTCGCGAGCGCTCCCGCAGGGGCTCCGGGGGTCCTCGATCTCTGCGCCGGCGGCGCGATCCGCCCTGTTTTGCCTTGGCTTGCAGGCGCGCTCGCGCCGATCGAGGAGGAGGAGCTCTTCGCGATCTCGACGGTGAGCGACGGAGTCTGGAACGAGCTGAGCGGACCGATCGTCGCCGCGAGAGAGTCGGGCCTCGCGCTCCGTCACCCGGCCTGGGCGGAGGCTGTTGAAGAGCGGCTTGCGCCGCAGCAGCGCGCGGCGGTCGATCGCCGGTTCGCCGACCACGGGAAGCGCGCGTTCGCCTCGGGCACGGTCTCTGACTACGTATGCCGGAACTGGCGCGCTCACCTGGAGCGGGTCGGTGCGAGCCTCGCAGAGCGGATCGAGCTGGTCTCGCGCGCGTGGCTCGACGTGTGGAGGACGCGCCCGGATGGCTCGTCCGGGTTCATCGCCGACGTGGACGCGACGGCGGCGTGCGCGGCGAGCCTCCTGGTCGATTCCGCGGCCGGAGGCGATGTCCTGGCGGCGCTGGCCGCGCGGGTCCGCTGCCTGCTCGTGACGAGCTCGGTGCGGACGATCCTTGGCTTCGAGGAGACGCGGCGTGTGCTGGCTGCGCAGGCCGTGCAGGAGGACGAGGAGGAAGAGGAAGGGGCCGAGGGAGGCGAGGGCTCCGCCGGAGCACACATCGAGATGCCGCGCGTGGGCGAGGACATCCTCGATGCTGGACGGCCGATCGCCGACGCCGCGGAGCGCGCCGGTGCCCTGATCCGGCTGGCGCACGAGCTGCCCGACGCCGAGCGCGCCGTCGTGCTCCGCTGGGCGCTCGAGGCCGCCAGCGAGGAGCACGCCGACGGGGGCGCGCTCGCCGCCGTGGCGCGCGCGCTCGACGGGCAGGCGCGCGTGACGGCCGCGCGCGAGGCGGCGGCGCGGCTCGCTCGCGAGCGGACCAAGGAGAGCCGGAGCGCGCGCGTGTCCCTGGCGGCGCTGCTGCCCGAGGCCGAGGCGCTCGACCTCGGTCGCGAGGCGTTCGCCGAGGTCCCGGCCGACGCGAGGAGCGACGAGCTGCCGCGGCTCTCGGAGGCCGCCGCGCGATGGTCTCCCGCGGCGGTGCGCGGGCTCTGGGCATGGTCCCAGGCGCTGCCCCCCTCGGACCGGCACCTGGTCCTCGCTCGCCTCGCTTCGGGGTTGCCCGCGGAGGAGCGGGAAGCGGGCGCGTCGGAGGCGCTGGGGCTCGCGCTGTCGCTGCTCGCGGGCGACGCGCTTCCGCCGGACGCGTGCTGGAGCATCTGCGCGCTCGCGCCGCACGCACCTGCCGGCGCCGCGTCCGCGCTGGTCCGGGCGTGCGCGGCTGCGGCCGGCCTCCACCTCCCGGTGGTGAAGGCCGTCGCCGCGCGCCTCTGCGATCTGGGGCGCGTGGAGGATGCGCTCGCGCTGGTGGACACGCTGCCCCAGCCGTCGGACCGGATCGAGGCGCGAGCCGCCCTGCTCGCGCACCTGCCCGCCGCGGTCCGCGAGGCCGCCTGGGCCCAGCTGTCGGGCGATCTGCAGGCGAGCGACGGCGCGCGCCTGCTCTTCGAGCGGAACGCCGCTGCGTGGACCCGGGCTCTCGGGGCCGATGCGGTCCTCGACCTGTCACGCGAGATCGGCGCCCCGTGGTCAGCCCTGGTCGCGATCGCCGTGGCCTCGCCGGACGACGCGCCGGCGATTGCGCGCGATCTGGTCGAGCGCGCTCTGGAGCAGCCGAGCGACGAGGACGAGGCGCTCTTCGCGCTGATCCCGCTGGCCGCCTCGATGACCGAGCCGCACGCGCGCCGCCTCTGCCAGAGACTCCTGAACGAGCTCGGCTGGAAGCCGCGGCCCGATCTCCTCGACGACTGGACGAAGGACGACCTCGGGCACCTGGCGCCGTTGTTCGCCCGCGTCGCTGGATCTCAGGGCGTCGCCGCGGTGGCCCGGGAGATCGTCGACGTCGCACGGTGGCTGCCCTGAGCGTCCGCGGAGAGACGGGCGGCGCGACGCTTGGAGCTCTTCCGGAGCTGCGTGATCATGGCGGTCCACGCAGATCCTGGGCTTGCCGCTCAGGGGCGGTACCGCGGATCGTCGAGGAAGGCAGTATCGGTCAGCGACCGCAGGAACGCCACCAGATCGGCCTTCTCGTCCGGAGAGAGCCGCAGCTCGTCGATCTGCGGATCCGTCGAGAAATGGCCCAGCCCGCCGCGATCGTAATGGTCGACCACCTCCTCCAGCGTCGCCAGCGATCCGTCGTGCATATAGGGGGCGCTCGCCGCGATGTTCCGCAGACCGGGCACCTTGAATTTGCCAAGGTCTCCCGTGCGTCCGGTGATCCTCTGCCGCCCGACGTCGCCGCCCTCGAGGTAAGTGCCGTTGTTGAAGAAGCCTTCGTTGGTGAGCATTCCGGACGGGTGGCAATGGAAGCAGCCAGCCCGCTCGGTCAGGAACAGCGCCTCGCCGCGGCGCTCGGCGTCTCCGAAGCTCGTGTCGTCCCCGCGCCGGTGGCGGTCGTAAGCGCTGTCGGCGCTGACGATCGAACGGACGAAGCTGGCGAGGGCCTTGCGCAAGGACTCCTCGCCGGGAGGCACGCCATAGGCATCCATGAACGCCTTCACATAGACGTCATCGCCGGCGACACGAGCGACGGCCTCGGCGAGCGGTAGATCCATCTCGTCGGGGTTCTCGATGGGCTTCCCGGTCTGCTCTTCCAGGGTGGCCGCGCGGCCATCCCAGAAGAAGCTCTCGCCCCAGGCGAGGTTCACCAGCGCGGGCGCGTTCCGCTGTCCCAGGCGGCCGTCGACCCCCTGGGAGACGGGGACCGGATCGGCGAAGGCGTACTCCTGTCGGTGGCAGCTCGCGCACGCGATCTCGCCGGTGCGAGAGAGGCGCTTGTCGAAGAAGAGCCTCTTGCCGAGCTGGGCCCTCGCCTCGGTGAGCGCGTTTTCGGCCGGCGCTCTGGCCGCCGCGGTGCGCGCGGGAAAGCCGGCGGGGATGGCGTCCGTGACGAGCGGCGGCAAAGGTCCAGGGGCCGCCGGCCCGTCGTCGCCGCATCCGCCCGCGAGGAGCAGCGCCGCCAGGCCGATGGCCCCGCCAAAGTTGGAGCTCGGCGTCACGGACCGAAGGTGAACACCGTCCGATCGGGGAGGCCGCGCCGCAGGCGCTCACCCGCGAGGAGCTCGTCTCCCACGGGCCCGGGCGGCGGGACGAACCCGGTCATGTCGACGTCCGCCGTGGCGCCCGCGAAGACCTCGTCCATGACGATCCGGACGACCTTGCCCGTCGAGCCGCTCGCGGGCACGGACAGCGCGCCTCGTACCTCGACCCTGGGCGCGAGATCCTCGACCAGGTTGCCTCCCATGTGGACCGCCGGCGGAACCGTGGCCGTCTCTCCCTCGGGATCGACGGGATCCCCCTCGTCCGGCGGAGCCACGTTGCCCTCGTAGCGCAGGAAGAGGTGGCCGGTGTGCGGCCACGTCATCTGGGAGGCTTCCGCCAGAGGCGCGACGCTCGTTTCGGGCCGGGAGCTGTTGCAGGCCTGGTGCAAGCCCCAGATGAAGCTGACGCCTT is a genomic window of Sorangium aterium containing:
- a CDS encoding cytochrome-c peroxidase; the protein is MTPSSNFGGAIGLAALLLAGGCGDDGPAAPGPLPPLVTDAIPAGFPARTAAARAPAENALTEARAQLGKRLFFDKRLSRTGEIACASCHRQEYAFADPVPVSQGVDGRLGQRNAPALVNLAWGESFFWDGRAATLEEQTGKPIENPDEMDLPLAEAVARVAGDDVYVKAFMDAYGVPPGEESLRKALASFVRSIVSADSAYDRHRRGDDTSFGDAERRGEALFLTERAGCFHCHPSGMLTNEGFFNNGTYLEGGDVGRQRITGRTGDLGKFKVPGLRNIAASAPYMHDGSLATLEEVVDHYDRGGLGHFSTDPQIDELRLSPDEKADLVAFLRSLTDTAFLDDPRYRP
- a CDS encoding RHS repeat-associated core domain-containing protein translates to MARTAPVPNIPAIPGMNPGVFIMGGGGAGGGGGGAGGNGSGGKQGGNGSNGGKDASGGGKSACGSAGGDGAGCPNHHGGKKSGMAAKGDPVDVVTGRVFTIPAVDVELPGPLPLSIVRSYTTAAFERDVGLGFGWSHSLAWEIEERQRIIRVWTDDGPVDVEAMPVGAGAPGPHGWVLAREERGFVLDTGDDRWHVFAEATGKRYRLTAIKDRYNNEIRLSYRDGVLAEITDSVGRIVRVRRTPDGRIGAFEIKNARERGVWVPLAQYSYDAAGDLSSATDADGYTTRYTYQEHLLTSHTSPTGLTFSFRYDDRRRCVETWGAYDDGPDRSLAEDVPTHLADGKTVARGIYHCKLEFGEDGYVEVADSIAVHRYFGNRFGKLDKAVSAGAVFSRTYDEHGHLRTFIDPVGAMTVWQRDRLGRELSITDPLGRMTKIERDPDGHVRRAIDPAGGVTEIGRTPDGLIWTDPLGAVFQVRQDGRGRLIETVAPNGGRTTYLYDDLGNMVEKTDALGGKTQLAYDYWGRCRSIRDTSGAVLSYTYDNRGNLTGVYRPDGGTTRYEYDGMGDCTAVLQPNQQVTRFVRGGFHKLCEVHKPNGESTRFRYNREGRLVEIQNALGERHRIELNTAGMVTSERGFDGRVSRTKYDYNGRIISFQNAAGERTEYTYDLAGQLIARTFDDGSVERFTYDARGDLIAADSPAGSFTYERNAVGWVVSETQIVGGEAATIRRTFDLMGDVVERTTSLGHSARWIRNVGGLAERVILDGRDEIRIAYDAAGREVCRALPRGGRIESVWDVMDRLVERRVCSPSSRVHVGPNEPEWVGPAPASVTVHHAYRYSPASELVEAWDQAYGTRRFEYDPASQILANVPEHERAELFRYDACGNVFDVAAGKQDRSYGPGNRLLRKGDTELLWDDDARLKETRARTSAGALDVTRYAWDARGLLQSVERADGTVVEFSYDPDARRVAKRVSRRLSTGELRPESATRFVWDGAELVHEIRQVTGDAAAPAVPTVDARTYVFEAGAPWAQRAGDGEWYHYLNDEIGTPERLVGPDGAVACELRRSAWGKVEPARSALAPVSTPIRFRGQYWDDEIGLCYNRNRYYDPEAGRYISADPIGIFGGLNGFAYAENQPTRLIDPDGLMAKASSEIETAGGKRHRGSSAFGGPLDPALQTAVDNAHKKFDDGQVAGPKPSSAGQCAEIEALNNLAKDIRQDRQKNGKTLKDPAAEDTEIRKEMQKQVKEGKMTTKTDKDGLLMDPCKFCAQVMRELGLHPANNGGTGKKNGVIGSDGKAWNGNVWHKGRSMPFRTAPSSTPPFAGT